The following proteins come from a genomic window of Corallococcus sp. NCRR:
- a CDS encoding putative metal-binding motif-containing protein, translating to MNLFRLRAALVLFVLASVACTDFDLEKQKLCKQFPERCGNADGSIGDWTGGALNVTFEYSGFERGCVTVTATDAANPGNTSSLDVALPGKTPGSVSVMVFRTKDWGHTLNVTTQLHEIDCSAPLVGAAQEKKTDVPEGGTLDVAFTVSAIDGDGDGYFSSGGPGGTIKGSDCNDGDPAVNPSAKEVCNGKDDNCTLGESDADDKPTWYTDGDGDGYGDVAVQSCSQPAGTVALGGDCNDNDAQVRPGRAEFLCDGKDDNCNGTNDENFNLGSDCETEFKCAGKVACASTSSQTACVPIEEPLTWYVDSDGDGFEGQAVAEQACESPVAGGVSPAQDCDESSVYVRNGLPEVCDRLDNNCSGTVDEGCGPLTWTVKTSVGGSDSLTAITLYDNGQKGWLVGTNNLVHYDFTTGTATPYTHSSCLDNWTAAWASANGRLFAVAQSGKIVTRLFNGDPGCFQVTAPAPTSLYGITGIEQSGQDATVYAVSSNGRIFKWTSPYGQSGALSTFGNVGDNLRAIANSGSEGTLLAVGGSSNAKAVAYRYDTASSQWVSDPLSGSFDGFLKGIHVTDSRFAYAAGDNGLVFKRSGGVWTPLPTVVESDGTTKVQIRDVLAFSEKGIYVATSAGMILFYNGSVWTTVYTGPAPLYSLDAPSPARIVAAGEGGTVVSFTAP from the coding sequence ATGAACCTGTTTCGACTGCGGGCAGCGCTGGTCCTGTTCGTGCTCGCGAGCGTGGCCTGCACCGACTTCGATCTGGAAAAGCAGAAGCTGTGCAAGCAGTTCCCTGAACGGTGTGGCAACGCCGACGGGAGCATTGGCGACTGGACGGGTGGAGCGCTGAACGTCACCTTCGAATACAGCGGCTTCGAGCGCGGGTGCGTCACGGTGACCGCAACGGACGCGGCCAACCCGGGGAACACGAGCAGCCTCGACGTAGCGCTCCCCGGCAAGACGCCCGGTTCCGTGTCGGTGATGGTGTTCCGGACGAAGGACTGGGGCCACACGCTGAACGTGACGACGCAGTTGCATGAGATCGACTGTTCAGCCCCCTTGGTTGGGGCCGCGCAGGAGAAGAAGACGGACGTCCCCGAGGGGGGCACGCTGGACGTGGCCTTCACGGTGAGCGCCATTGATGGAGATGGAGACGGCTACTTCAGTAGCGGTGGCCCCGGGGGGACCATCAAGGGCTCCGACTGCAATGACGGGGACCCGGCTGTGAACCCCAGCGCCAAGGAGGTGTGCAACGGAAAGGATGACAACTGCACCCTCGGAGAGTCGGACGCGGACGACAAGCCGACCTGGTACACGGACGGAGATGGGGACGGATACGGAGACGTCGCGGTGCAGTCCTGTTCCCAGCCTGCTGGGACCGTGGCTCTGGGCGGTGACTGCAACGACAACGACGCGCAAGTCCGGCCGGGCCGGGCAGAGTTCCTCTGCGATGGCAAGGATGACAACTGCAATGGCACGAACGACGAGAACTTCAATCTCGGCAGTGATTGCGAGACTGAGTTCAAATGCGCTGGCAAGGTGGCATGTGCCAGCACCTCAAGCCAGACTGCTTGTGTGCCTATCGAGGAGCCGCTGACCTGGTACGTGGACAGCGACGGTGACGGCTTCGAGGGCCAGGCAGTGGCGGAGCAGGCCTGTGAGTCGCCCGTTGCAGGTGGTGTCTCGCCCGCCCAGGACTGCGACGAGAGTTCTGTCTACGTCCGGAATGGGCTACCGGAGGTCTGCGACCGGCTGGACAACAACTGCTCTGGCACGGTGGACGAGGGGTGTGGTCCACTCACCTGGACGGTGAAAACGTCAGTCGGTGGAAGCGATAGCCTGACGGCCATCACCCTTTACGACAATGGGCAAAAGGGATGGCTGGTTGGCACAAACAATCTCGTCCATTACGACTTCACAACTGGCACTGCAACGCCGTATACGCATTCCTCCTGCCTGGATAACTGGACGGCGGCATGGGCGTCCGCGAACGGACGGCTCTTCGCCGTCGCGCAGTCAGGGAAGATTGTGACCCGGCTCTTTAACGGCGATCCCGGTTGTTTCCAGGTCACCGCGCCCGCTCCAACATCGCTATATGGCATCACCGGCATCGAGCAGTCCGGGCAAGACGCCACCGTCTATGCGGTTTCAAGCAATGGCAGGATTTTCAAATGGACATCACCTTACGGCCAGAGCGGTGCTCTTTCTACCTTCGGTAATGTTGGTGACAATCTTCGTGCGATCGCGAACTCCGGGTCCGAGGGAACGTTGTTGGCCGTTGGTGGGAGTAGCAATGCCAAGGCAGTTGCCTACCGCTATGACACGGCAAGCTCTCAGTGGGTTTCAGACCCGTTGAGCGGAAGCTTCGACGGATTCCTCAAAGGCATCCATGTAACGGACAGCCGATTCGCCTACGCGGCTGGCGACAATGGACTGGTCTTCAAGAGGAGTGGAGGCGTCTGGACCCCCTTGCCTACCGTCGTCGAGTCTGACGGAACAACGAAGGTCCAGATTCGGGACGTCCTTGCCTTCAGCGAGAAGGGCATCTACGTCGCCACCAGCGCAGGGATGATCCTTTTCTACAACGGATCCGTGTGGACCACCGTGTACACAGGACCAGCCCCGCTGTACTCGCTCGATGCCCCTTCACCCGCTCGCATCGTGGCGGCGGGCGAAGGTGGCACCGTCGTGAGCTTCACGGCGCCCTGA
- a CDS encoding Circumsporozoite protein yields the protein MTLPIGYRPLPPPPPPPKPVAPPPAKPTTTTQQQPGTQPSVSTQTQGNVQTPSRNVLSGESSFEAGGSRAEVNGTGPGGVNTNAYVQGPTFSADASVDADIGLSGIDVNVQVDVSANLVEAGASATKTVDFEIAGEQYSVELDLAALGKIGAEGSIDLDLHVGTDGNLSLNAAASGFAGAQASLTGGIELKHEGDTLASASITASASAGVSGDAHADIGLDGGNLEFDVGVEATAGLGLGVEVEGSVNPGNILKAVGETAAAAGGEVLENIAEGAINAGGAVADAAGDVFNGAVDVLGDLAGGVKDGLSTVGDWVTPW from the coding sequence ATGACCCTGCCCATCGGCTACCGCCCGCTTCCGCCGCCCCCGCCGCCCCCGAAGCCTGTCGCGCCGCCCCCGGCGAAGCCGACGACGACGACGCAGCAGCAGCCCGGGACGCAGCCGAGCGTCTCCACGCAGACGCAGGGCAACGTTCAGACGCCCTCGCGCAACGTGCTAAGCGGCGAGTCCAGCTTCGAGGCGGGCGGCTCGCGCGCCGAGGTCAACGGCACCGGCCCCGGCGGCGTCAACACCAACGCCTATGTCCAGGGCCCGACGTTCAGCGCGGACGCGTCCGTGGACGCGGACATTGGCCTGTCCGGCATCGACGTGAACGTGCAGGTGGACGTGTCCGCCAACTTGGTGGAAGCGGGCGCCAGCGCCACCAAGACGGTGGACTTCGAGATCGCCGGCGAGCAGTACTCCGTCGAGCTGGACCTGGCGGCGCTGGGCAAGATTGGCGCCGAGGGCTCCATCGACCTGGACCTGCACGTCGGCACCGACGGCAACCTGTCCCTCAACGCCGCCGCCTCCGGCTTCGCGGGCGCGCAGGCCAGCCTCACGGGCGGCATCGAGCTGAAGCACGAGGGTGACACCCTGGCCTCCGCCAGCATCACCGCCAGCGCCAGCGCCGGCGTGAGCGGCGACGCCCACGCGGACATCGGCTTGGACGGCGGCAACCTGGAGTTCGACGTCGGCGTGGAGGCCACGGCCGGCCTGGGCCTGGGCGTCGAGGTGGAAGGCTCCGTCAACCCCGGCAACATCCTCAAGGCGGTCGGCGAGACGGCCGCCGCGGCCGGTGGCGAGGTGCTGGAGAACATCGCCGAGGGCGCCATCAACGCGGGCGGCGCGGTGGCGGACGCGGCCGGCGACGTGTTCAACGGCGCGGTGGACGTCCTGGGCGACCTGGCCGGCGGCGTGAAGGACGGGCTCAGCACGGTCGGGGATTGGGTGACCCCCTGGTAG
- a CDS encoding serine hydrolase has protein sequence MRRSLSRLMLAAIVFSPGGAALAAEGTKKPATQWLASPAQAARAARVEAGLAPVVIEGEKPQSLTLSQWMALYRIPGLSIAVVDKHAIVWARTYGVKEAGGSEPVTLETLFQAGSISKPVTALAALHFVEAGRWSLDENINDRLRSWKVPENDLTKEQKVTLRRLLSHSAGTTVHGFPGYAVDAPMPTLVQVLEGEAPANTAPVRVDLVPGTKTRYSGGGTSIVQLMMVDQLRKPFPQVMRETVLKPLGMSSSSYEQPLPPALAARTATGTYASGKSVAGRWHVYPEMAAAGLWTTPSDLARVALEVSSAKAGKSKRVLSQAMTKQMLTRQSESFGLGFQVEPGTDRFVHGGSDEGFQAAFMAFSDTGSGVFVMANSDNGFLLFDRLIASVAAEYGWTGFKPEPESPSAHVDVLMRLKGVDTALAWYTAKHHEGMKGLEPGHLNQLGYRLLGDGKGAEAVRVFEANVKLFPTDANAYDSLGEAQLQLGQKEEAIASYRKSLALDAKNANAVKVLEKLGVSTGK, from the coding sequence ATGCGTCGTTCCCTGTCCCGCCTCATGCTCGCGGCCATCGTGTTCAGCCCGGGAGGTGCGGCCCTCGCGGCGGAGGGGACGAAGAAGCCCGCGACGCAATGGCTGGCCAGCCCTGCACAGGCGGCCCGCGCGGCGCGAGTGGAGGCGGGCCTGGCCCCGGTCGTCATCGAAGGCGAGAAACCCCAGAGCCTGACGCTCTCGCAGTGGATGGCGCTGTACCGGATCCCCGGGCTGAGCATCGCCGTCGTCGACAAGCACGCCATCGTCTGGGCCAGGACCTATGGCGTGAAGGAGGCGGGTGGCTCGGAGCCCGTCACCCTGGAGACGCTGTTCCAGGCAGGCTCCATCAGCAAGCCCGTGACGGCCCTGGCGGCGCTGCACTTCGTCGAGGCTGGCAGATGGTCGCTCGACGAGAACATCAACGACAGGCTGCGCTCGTGGAAGGTCCCCGAGAACGACCTCACGAAGGAGCAGAAGGTCACCCTGCGCCGGCTGCTCAGCCACAGCGCGGGGACGACCGTGCATGGCTTTCCCGGGTACGCCGTCGACGCCCCCATGCCCACGCTGGTGCAGGTGTTGGAGGGCGAGGCGCCCGCGAACACGGCCCCGGTGCGCGTCGACCTCGTCCCCGGTACGAAGACGCGCTACAGCGGCGGGGGGACATCCATCGTCCAACTGATGATGGTGGATCAGCTCCGGAAGCCGTTCCCCCAGGTCATGCGGGAGACGGTGCTGAAGCCGCTCGGCATGAGCAGCAGCTCCTACGAGCAGCCCCTCCCTCCGGCCCTCGCCGCAAGGACCGCGACCGGGACGTATGCCAGCGGGAAGAGCGTCGCGGGCCGCTGGCACGTGTACCCGGAGATGGCCGCGGCCGGACTGTGGACCACGCCGTCCGACCTCGCGCGGGTCGCCCTTGAGGTGTCCAGCGCGAAGGCGGGGAAGTCCAAGCGCGTGCTGTCGCAAGCGATGACGAAGCAGATGCTGACGCGGCAGTCGGAGTCGTTCGGATTGGGCTTCCAGGTGGAGCCCGGCACCGACCGCTTCGTTCACGGAGGCTCGGATGAAGGCTTCCAGGCCGCGTTCATGGCCTTCAGTGACACGGGCAGCGGCGTGTTCGTCATGGCCAACTCCGACAACGGCTTCCTGCTCTTCGACCGCCTCATCGCCAGCGTCGCGGCCGAGTATGGCTGGACCGGGTTCAAGCCCGAGCCCGAGTCGCCGTCCGCCCACGTGGATGTGCTCATGCGGCTCAAGGGCGTCGACACCGCGCTCGCCTGGTACACCGCGAAGCATCACGAGGGCATGAAGGGCCTGGAGCCAGGGCACCTGAACCAGCTCGGCTACCGGTTGCTGGGAGACGGCAAGGGCGCGGAAGCGGTGCGGGTGTTCGAAGCGAACGTGAAGCTCTTCCCGACGGATGCGAATGCCTACGACAGCCTGGGCGAGGCACAGCTCCAACTGGGACAGAAGGAAGAAGCCATCGCGAGCTACAGGAAGTCACTCGCGCTGGACGCGAAGAATGCCAATGCGGTGAAGGTCCTCGAAAAGCTGGGGGTGTCCACCGGGAAGTGA